The Peribacillus simplex genome contains a region encoding:
- a CDS encoding sensor histidine kinase, translating into MIASLLKSWTIWMKIGVMLFGVFLLSWLGPDEIGLTDLLISLREDEETGNKLMLAVFLLVSLNTVLALFHYIGALLLGDEIGDRLNRPWLKIIIPLIVIPLDYIVINAYYSLTYSFSAYALLLLLAILLLQAFEKDRLKPIIKTIICSQLIFGIEWLNEIPSLSQYGFGQGSLSKEIKDIAVQIGFEQSLTLYSLTLCLIFVINAVILAVYFSLAEQKWRIKQELHYAQLEAMQSRSGREALYLVHDLKTPLTAIEGLNSLISLKVDDSKIKEYCQKISSSIQSVSDMISEILYDDKRHWCRIKDLVEYVKASRLSGTNLNLKVDFQTDPEIKIFINKIRMTRALVNLIDNAYDAVNGMEDGKILLKIKTCENELWLGVSDNGKGITPKEQEKIWKAGFSTKSHPGMGLAFVRQVAKGHGASLEIDSKLGHGTIIWIKLAERSVSR; encoded by the coding sequence ATGATAGCTAGTCTTTTGAAGTCTTGGACAATATGGATGAAAATTGGAGTAATGTTATTCGGAGTATTCTTATTATCGTGGCTGGGTCCTGACGAAATTGGCCTTACTGATTTGCTTATTTCATTAAGAGAAGATGAAGAAACAGGAAATAAGTTAATGCTTGCCGTTTTTTTATTAGTGTCTTTAAATACAGTTTTAGCTTTGTTTCATTATATTGGTGCACTGCTGTTGGGAGACGAAATCGGTGATCGTTTAAACCGTCCATGGTTAAAGATCATCATTCCTCTTATTGTGATTCCTCTCGACTATATCGTGATAAATGCTTATTATTCTTTAACATACTCTTTTAGCGCATATGCGTTGTTATTGTTGTTAGCAATCTTATTATTGCAAGCCTTTGAAAAGGATAGGTTAAAGCCAATTATTAAAACGATTATTTGTTCTCAATTAATCTTCGGGATTGAATGGCTGAATGAGATTCCTTCTTTATCCCAATATGGATTTGGCCAAGGGTCGCTTTCAAAGGAAATAAAAGATATAGCAGTTCAAATTGGATTTGAGCAATCTTTAACATTGTACAGTTTAACTTTGTGTTTAATTTTTGTTATAAATGCTGTTATTTTAGCTGTGTATTTTTCATTAGCTGAACAAAAGTGGAGGATAAAACAAGAGCTTCATTATGCGCAATTAGAAGCAATGCAGTCTAGATCAGGACGGGAAGCACTATATCTGGTCCACGATTTAAAGACACCTCTCACAGCAATTGAAGGGCTTAATTCTTTAATTAGTTTGAAAGTGGACGATTCTAAAATTAAAGAATATTGTCAAAAGATTTCATCATCGATTCAGTCCGTCAGCGACATGATTTCCGAGATTTTATATGATGATAAAAGACATTGGTGCCGTATAAAAGATTTAGTTGAATACGTGAAAGCAAGCAGACTGAGCGGGACAAACCTTAATTTGAAAGTAGACTTTCAAACAGATCCTGAAATTAAAATTTTTATTAATAAAATCCGAATGACAAGGGCATTAGTGAATTTAATTGACAATGCTTACGATGCAGTGAATGGAATGGAAGATGGCAAGATTTTGCTTAAGATAAAGACCTGTGAAAATGAACTTTGGCTGGGCGTATCAGATAATGGGAAAGGGATTACACCTAAAGAGCAGGAGAAAATATGGAAAGCTGGGTTTAGTACAAAATCGCATCCAGGGATGGGGTTAGCTTTCGTACGACAAGTTGCTAAAGGACATGGTGCATCATTGGAAATTGACAGCAAGCTTGGACACGGTACAATAATTTGGATAAAACTAGCTGAGAGGAGTGTGTCAAGATGA
- a CDS encoding response regulator has product MNILVIDDDASIQYMLSEICEFAGWNVDTANNGKEGLIVFAEKGADVVLVDYHMPEMDGIKTVVGLRNLNADVPILVLTVDERQEIADRFLEAGATDFALKPVKAPDLISRIQLHERLAKLTQSATQQKPSEENDVFVTKGISKRTLCHVSDFLHSNREPFSVDTISKEVGLAYPTVYRYIMHLLDEGKVEIIVSYQKIGRPKNLYQWIVD; this is encoded by the coding sequence ATGAACATTTTAGTCATTGATGATGACGCATCAATTCAATATATGCTAAGTGAAATTTGTGAATTTGCCGGCTGGAATGTAGATACGGCTAACAACGGAAAAGAAGGATTAATTGTGTTTGCAGAAAAAGGAGCGGATGTTGTTTTAGTTGATTATCATATGCCGGAAATGGACGGAATAAAAACAGTGGTTGGGCTTCGTAACCTTAATGCTGATGTTCCGATTCTTGTATTAACCGTCGATGAACGACAGGAAATTGCTGATCGCTTTCTTGAAGCAGGCGCAACAGATTTTGCATTAAAGCCTGTAAAAGCGCCTGATCTGATTTCAAGAATTCAACTGCATGAACGCCTTGCAAAATTAACTCAATCAGCTACGCAGCAAAAACCCAGTGAAGAAAATGATGTATTTGTAACAAAGGGAATTAGTAAAAGAACACTTTGTCACGTTAGTGATTTTTTACATTCTAATCGTGAACCTTTTTCTGTTGATACAATTTCTAAAGAAGTTGGTTTGGCTTATCCGACCGTCTATCGCTATATTATGCATTTACTTGATGAAGGAAAAGTAGAAATTATTGTGAGTTATCAAAAAATAGGAAGACCGAAAAATTTATATCAATGGATTGTTGACTAA
- a CDS encoding peptide MFS transporter has product MQAILKNDVQQPNESRKKHPAGLYMLFATEAWERFSYYGMRAILVLYLTATVVNGGLGVDKSTAMGIYGFFTGAVYITPMIGGYLTDRFIGRRLAITIGGILMALGNFSLFASQSLTALYIGLGLLIIGNGFFKPNISTIVGDLYEDNDPRRDGAFTIFYMGINVGAFFAPLVVGLMSYKYGFLTAALGMIVGQLVFNLLGNRYLGDIGKEPTGKPEVTAGQKSAAPLTKREQKRTAAIVILAVFVIAFWAAFEQAGSSLTLYANDQIDRNVFGFEVPTAWFQSLNPLFIVILAPIMSALWYKLGSSKRGDLKTPTKMALGLVTVGLGFLVLLPAVMYTGNDTALKVNILFMIVTYFLHTLAELMISPVGLSMVSKIAPIKLASLLMGVWLASSAVANMVAGQLAAYTQSLGYLEIFSVIGFVTIGLGIVLLLLSKPVAKLMK; this is encoded by the coding sequence ATGCAAGCAATTTTAAAAAATGATGTTCAGCAGCCAAACGAGTCCAGGAAAAAGCATCCCGCTGGACTGTATATGCTGTTTGCGACTGAGGCATGGGAGCGCTTCAGTTATTACGGAATGAGAGCAATTCTTGTTCTTTACTTAACAGCAACAGTTGTAAACGGAGGGCTTGGAGTCGACAAATCTACGGCTATGGGCATATACGGATTCTTTACTGGTGCCGTTTATATTACGCCAATGATTGGCGGATACTTAACTGACCGTTTCATAGGCAGAAGATTGGCGATCACGATTGGCGGCATTTTAATGGCGCTTGGTAACTTTTCGCTATTCGCGAGTCAGAGTTTGACAGCGCTATACATTGGTCTGGGTTTATTGATTATCGGCAATGGTTTCTTCAAGCCAAACATCTCGACAATTGTTGGTGATCTTTATGAAGACAACGATCCGCGTCGTGATGGAGCTTTCACCATCTTCTATATGGGTATTAACGTTGGGGCTTTCTTCGCACCATTGGTAGTTGGACTTATGAGCTATAAATATGGGTTCTTGACAGCAGCACTTGGTATGATTGTAGGGCAGTTGGTTTTCAACTTATTAGGAAATCGCTATTTAGGTGATATCGGTAAAGAACCTACTGGTAAACCGGAAGTTACAGCTGGTCAAAAATCAGCTGCACCGTTGACGAAAAGAGAACAAAAACGTACAGCGGCTATCGTGATTTTGGCAGTATTCGTTATTGCGTTCTGGGCCGCTTTCGAGCAGGCAGGAAGTTCATTGACATTGTATGCTAATGACCAAATTGATCGGAATGTATTTGGTTTTGAGGTTCCAACTGCCTGGTTCCAATCATTGAACCCATTATTCATCGTGATTTTAGCGCCAATTATGTCTGCTTTATGGTACAAGCTTGGCAGCTCAAAACGCGGTGACTTAAAAACTCCAACGAAGATGGCTCTTGGTTTAGTCACAGTTGGTTTAGGTTTCTTAGTATTGCTTCCTGCAGTTATGTATACAGGAAATGATACAGCGCTTAAAGTAAACATCCTGTTCATGATTGTAACGTATTTCCTTCATACATTAGCCGAATTAATGATTTCGCCAGTTGGTTTATCAATGGTAAGTAAAATTGCTCCAATCAAGCTTGCCTCTCTTCTAATGGGAGTATGGCTGGCAAGTTCGGCGGTGGCTAATATGGTGGCTGGCCAATTGGCTGCGTATACGCAGTCTTTAGGTTACCTGGAAATCTTCAGTGTAATTGGTTTTGTAACAATAGGTTTAGGTATTGTATTATTGCTTCTTTCGAAGCCAGTAGCAAAGCTGATGAAATAA
- a CDS encoding DinB family protein: MDSKEILKRFEQVATYYIEELSKYSLDEFTRKPSEDEWSLGQMYNHLIKATLHLHLKAIKQCVNGTTSDSGKKTEIGESIFKEGTFPPIRLKGPDTPDFTPPNPTGKEEVKEGLLQIIEKMQEIERKLSDIPTSQKVQHRRMGYLNAEEYFQLIEMHFRHHLRQKERIDQFLLKVSK; this comes from the coding sequence TTGGATTCAAAAGAGATATTGAAGCGATTTGAACAGGTGGCTACATACTATATTGAAGAGTTAAGTAAATATTCGCTAGATGAGTTTACAAGGAAGCCTTCTGAAGATGAATGGTCATTAGGACAAATGTACAATCATTTAATAAAGGCCACCCTTCATCTTCATTTGAAAGCCATTAAGCAATGTGTTAATGGCACTACTTCCGATAGCGGTAAAAAAACAGAAATAGGCGAATCGATTTTCAAAGAAGGAACGTTTCCTCCAATCAGGTTAAAAGGTCCGGATACACCGGATTTCACACCGCCAAATCCTACAGGAAAAGAAGAAGTAAAGGAAGGACTGCTTCAAATCATTGAGAAAATGCAAGAGATAGAGAGAAAGCTCTCTGACATTCCGACCAGCCAGAAAGTTCAGCACCGGAGAATGGGATATTTAAATGCAGAGGAATATTTTCAGCTAATCGAAATGCATTTCCGGCACCACTTACGGCAAAAAGAACGTATCGATCAGTTTCTTTTAAAAGTAAGTAAGTAA
- a CDS encoding GntR family transcriptional regulator: MAESKEFLYPVKWLSKASAGDRVTSELRMRIISGMIESGAILSENKIAADFGVSRSPVREALKILASENIIRLERMGAVVIGLTEKKYAEIYDVRILIETFVFERLVRMETNELVMELSKILEMMEISIKYRDADEFSYQDVLFHETIIRSIDHSYILMIWDNLKPVMESLILLSMRSRFKEKYEDFTRIINNHQLYIDAIRTKDRDLMIKSLHENFDDVQEKVEDLWMAQQMLSKGVEQEND, translated from the coding sequence ATGGCTGAATCAAAGGAGTTTCTATATCCTGTAAAGTGGCTTTCAAAAGCTTCAGCAGGTGATCGTGTAACATCCGAGCTTAGAATGCGTATTATTTCGGGGATGATTGAAAGCGGTGCCATCCTATCTGAAAATAAAATAGCTGCCGATTTCGGTGTAAGTCGCTCACCAGTTCGTGAAGCGTTAAAAATATTGGCCTCTGAAAATATCATCCGATTGGAAAGAATGGGTGCGGTTGTCATTGGTTTAACAGAAAAAAAATATGCAGAAATTTATGATGTGCGTATTCTCATCGAAACGTTTGTATTTGAACGGCTAGTAAGGATGGAAACGAATGAATTAGTGATGGAACTCAGTAAAATATTGGAAATGATGGAAATTTCCATAAAATACCGAGATGCTGATGAGTTTTCCTATCAGGATGTCCTATTCCACGAAACGATTATTCGGTCCATCGATCATTCCTATATCCTCATGATCTGGGATAATTTAAAACCTGTGATGGAAAGTTTGATTCTTCTATCCATGCGCAGTCGTTTTAAAGAAAAGTATGAAGACTTTACACGGATCATAAATAACCATCAACTTTATATTGATGCAATCAGAACAAAAGATCGGGACCTCATGATTAAGTCGCTACATGAAAACTTTGATGATGTTCAAGAGAAAGTTGAAGACTTATGGATGGCCCAACAGATGCTTTCAAAAGGAGTCGAACAAGAAAATGACTAG